The following are encoded in a window of Streptomyces antimycoticus genomic DNA:
- a CDS encoding GNAT family N-acetyltransferase, translated as MLTTVIAADNSTDATVAVPVSVRDLLLRDLPACTWSGSAAHLRRVERELARAAVGEVEYLAVCTPTDLPVAIGGVDYQVSEGAGTLWQLAVLPALQSCGLGTLMVRAAEQRIRERGLRRAELAVEENNRRARALYERLGYVAYGSAPDAWEEEGPDGLIRRHETTCVLMRMEL; from the coding sequence ATGCTCACTACCGTGATCGCTGCAGACAACTCAACCGATGCCACTGTCGCCGTCCCTGTCAGTGTGCGCGATCTCCTGCTCCGAGATCTGCCTGCGTGCACCTGGTCTGGGTCAGCCGCTCATCTGCGCCGGGTAGAACGGGAGCTGGCCCGCGCCGCGGTGGGCGAGGTGGAGTACCTGGCTGTGTGCACCCCTACCGATCTCCCGGTGGCAATCGGAGGTGTCGACTACCAGGTGTCCGAAGGAGCCGGCACCTTGTGGCAGCTCGCCGTGCTGCCCGCGCTTCAATCCTGCGGCTTGGGAACGCTGATGGTCCGTGCCGCCGAACAACGGATCAGGGAGCGAGGCTTGCGCAGGGCAGAACTCGCCGTGGAGGAGAACAACCGTCGCGCTCGCGCCCTGTACGAGCGCCTGGGCTATGTCGCGTACGGCTCCGCGCCGGATGCCTGGGAAGAGGAAGGACCTGACGGATTGATCCGCCGCCATGAAACGACATGCGTTCTTATGCGCATGGAACTTTGA
- a CDS encoding GNAT family N-acetyltransferase, with translation MPELGPVVWPPAPIRTERLVLRGPEARDRAAFIELLASPEVHTYLGGPRPSDELEREMPGVPERWPGSFVVDLDGAMIGQILLRRAPEHRRPAAEGKVDLGYLFLPRAWGFGYAAEACAAALDWFDSVLPSEPVVLTTQTANVGSMSLAAKLGFTEVERFHAWDAEQWLGMRSPVTPSDCL, from the coding sequence ATGCCTGAGCTCGGACCCGTCGTCTGGCCACCTGCCCCGATCAGGACCGAGAGGCTCGTACTCCGTGGGCCTGAGGCCCGGGACCGTGCGGCGTTCATCGAGCTGCTGGCGTCGCCAGAGGTGCACACCTACCTCGGCGGCCCCCGGCCAAGTGACGAGCTTGAGCGCGAGATGCCCGGAGTGCCCGAGCGGTGGCCCGGGAGTTTTGTCGTTGATCTCGACGGGGCGATGATCGGCCAGATCCTGCTCAGGAGAGCACCGGAGCACCGTCGCCCGGCTGCCGAGGGGAAGGTCGATCTCGGCTACCTGTTCCTGCCACGGGCGTGGGGATTCGGGTACGCCGCCGAGGCGTGTGCGGCGGCACTCGACTGGTTCGACAGCGTCCTTCCCAGCGAGCCGGTGGTGCTCACCACCCAGACCGCCAACGTCGGCTCGATGAGCCTCGCGGCAAAGCTGGGGTTCACCGAGGTAGAACGGTTCCATGCCTGGGACGCCGAACAGTGGCTCGGCATGCGGTCCCCGGTCACGC